One stretch of Harmonia axyridis chromosome 1, icHarAxyr1.1, whole genome shotgun sequence DNA includes these proteins:
- the LOC123671246 gene encoding UDP-glycosyltransferase UGT5-like isoform X2 gives MHRIYNNSKSIIPKVFGDSQVQQLLNETFDLVIIEEVFVDALKVFAWHFKAHLIVFHPHRSNFWVNDNMGNPCLPAYISEYPSTFGVAKNFIERVENVMLYVLQVVFKEFVYLKEHSEISQKYFPSSPQLSDIVYNTSLAFMNSDISIHQSVPTLPNMIDIGGFHIKNPKPLPIDVLKFCNNSTKGVVFIDMDFVTSSYMHENIRNSMMNVLSKLHYNVLWIWDEMNFPNKPSNLMLQYTLPLGDVLAHPNIKLFIHLGNMKDIIESVFYGVPQLLIPVLDDQLYDTAQAQYYGYAKLLPYSKLNEKSFHSAVEEILNNTKYTEESQRRSKILKEKPISSKKIVAFWIDNVLRTNGASYMRASSLDYPWYQLYLIDVLGMFFGIILIVILLLKMVINFICRICCRCKRKKDVNRSAYSLTSIAE, from the exons ATGCACAGAATTTATAATAATTCCAAGAGTATAATTCCAAAAGTTTTCGGAGATTCTCAAGTTCAACAACTACTCAATGAAACCTTCGACTTGGTAATTATTGAAGAGGTGTTTGTGGATGCTCTGAAGGTATTTGCATGGCATTTCAAAGCTCATCTCATAGTTTTTCATCCACATAGATCCAACTTTTGGGTCAATGACAATATGGGTAATCCCTGTTTGCCGGCTTATATATCAGAATACCCTTCAACCTTCGGAGTCGCTAAGAACTTCATCGAAAGGGTAGAAAATGTGATGCTATATGTTCTTCAGGTTGTATTCAAAGAATTTGTTTATCTCAAGGAACATAGTGAGatatcacaaaaatattttccttcTTCTCCTCAGCTATCAGATATAGTTTACAACACCTCTTTAGCCTTTATGAATTCTGATATCTCCATTCATCAATCTGTACCTACTCTACCTAATATGATAGATATTGGAggttttcatataaaaaatccCAAGCCTTTGCCTATTGATGTTCTCAAATTCTGCAACAATTCAACAAAGGGTGTAGTTTTCATCGATATGGATTTTGTAACTAGTAGTTATATGCATGAAAATATTCGTAATTCGATGATGAATGTGCTTTCTAAATTACATTATAACGTTTTGTGGATATGGGATGAAATGAATTTtccgaataaaccatcaaatttaATGCTTCAATATACACTTCCACTGGGAGATGTGCTAG CTCATCCAAATATCAAGCTCTTCATCCATTTGGGGAATATGAAAGATATTATAGAAAGTGTATTCTATGGCGTTCCCCAATTATTAATTCCAGTTTTAGATGATCAATTATATGATACAGCTCAAGCCCAATACTATGGATATGCCAAACTATTGCCTTATTCGAAACTGAATGAAAAGAGTTTTCACTCAGCTGTAGAAGAGATTTTGAATAATACCAA ATACACTGAGGAAAGTCAGAGGAGATCAAAGATTCTCAAGGAAAAACCAATTTCATCAAAGAAAATAGTAGCATTTTGGATTGACAATGTTCTAAGGACAAATGGAGCTTCTTATATGAGAGCAAGTTCCCTCGATTATCCCTGGTATCAGTTATATTTGATTGATGTTTtgggaatgttttttggaatTATATTGATAGTAATTCTCTTGTTGAAGATGGTTATAAACTTCATCTGCAGAATTTGTTGCAGGTgtaaaagaaaaaaagatgTAAATAGAAGTGCTTATTCTTTAACAAGTATAGcagaataa
- the LOC123671245 gene encoding unc-112-related protein-like encodes MLANGQIVGDGSWNLRVLVTDLQTERPIRVKGDLHIGGVMLRLVEELEISIDWSDHALWWPDQNRWLTKTRLTLDQCGVQADAYLHFTPMHKNLRVQLPDLRTLDVKVDFSVKVFRTVVQLCKDLGIRHPEELSFCKPVESHHLKCNYKEWPKKKLENGVQKNGHHLAPDTNTFIASSSPGGSTGSLDKPPFLCAPVTPNRGVQSSTPINSPSGNGTMGWKPDMFNSMNGSYLNNSDSSEFLNSTFDSSLAQSPTSISSEVRKSLVRPKSLVEKARMNVAWLDSSLSIMEQGIQEFGFLCLRFKFYDFYDLNPKYDAVRINQIYEQAKWQLLNEEIDCTEEEMLMFAALQLQINRQVNQPQPNSDNGSVITPGEDDIDAALTELETTLEGAAISNNANDITQVPELHDELRFLKPKRFTLKGYKKYWFTCRDLHLYLHKSKEEMIHRTSPAHTINLRGCEVTPDVNISQQKYGIKLEVASSEGMSEMYIRCENEQQYAKWMACCKLASKGRSLADSSYEAEKKTILDFLQMQKPTDSPALNPNSLNIQVEDYIAPKYLKKLKGKLLHRIVEAHANVKNLPLIEAKLNYIRAWQNLPDYGITLFVVKFMDSKKEELLGITHHRIMKMDLNTGDHLKTWRYNTMKAWNVNWEVKHMMIQFEEGSIVFSCLSADCKVVHEFIGGYIFLSTRSKEASQTLNEELFHKLTGGWS; translated from the exons aaatCTCAATCGACTGGTCTGACCACGCCCTCTGGTGGCCGGATCAAAACAGATGGCTGACGAAAACGCGTCTAACACTCGACCAGTGTGGAGTGCAAGCAGATGCCTACCTTCATTTCACCCCCATGCACAAGAATCTCCGTGTACAACTGCCCGATCTGAGGACACTAGACGTTAAAGTCGACTTTTCCGTGAAAGTATTCAGAACAGTGGTACAGTTGTGCAAAGATCTCGGCATCAGACACCCCGAAGAACTGTCATTTTGTAAACCAGTGGAATCACACCATTTGAAATGCAATTATAAAGAGTGGCCGAAGaagaagttggaaaatggcgtgcAGAAAAACGGACACCACCTGGCGCCGGATACTAACACATTTATTGCGAGCAGTAGTCCCGGGGGAAGTACAGGAAGTTTGGACAAACCGCCTTTTCTGTGCGCTCCGGTAACGCCGAACAGAGGAGTACAGTCGTCCACGCCTATCAACAGTCCTTCTGGAAAT GGGACAATGGGATGGAAACCGGACATGTTCAACAGTATGAATGGTTCATACTTGAATAACAGTGATAGTTCGGAATTTCTGAATAGCACCTTCGACAGTTCCCTTGCCCAAAGTCCAACCTCAATCAGCAGCGAGGTCAGAAAATCCCTTGTCAGGCCTAAATCTCTGGTTGAAAAGGCTCGAATGAATGTAGC GTGGTTAGATTCTTCGTTATCGATAATGGAACAAGGAATTCAAGAATTTGGATTCTTATGCCTTAGATTCAAATTCTATGACTTTTATGATTTAAATCCAAAATATGATGCCGTTAGAATAAATCAGATCTATGAACAAGCAAAATGGCAACTTCTCAATGAAGAAATCGATTGTACCGAAGAGGAAATGTTGATGTTCGCTGCTTTGCAG cTACAAATCAACCGACAAGTGAACCAACCCCAGCCAAACAGTGATAATGGAAGTGTTATTACACCTGGTGAAGATGACATAGATGCTGCCCTTACTGAATTGGAAACCACGCTTGAAGGAGCAGCAATTAGCAATAATGCAAATGATATTACCCAAGTGCCTGAACTACATGATGAATTAAGATTTTTAAA GCCAAAGCGTTTTACCTTGAAAGGatacaaaaaatattggttTACATGCAGAGATCTCCATTTGTACTTGCACAAATCTAAGGAAGAAATGATTCATAGGACTAGTCCCGCGCACACTATAAATTTGAGAGGTTGTGAAGTCACTCCTGATGTCAACATAAGCCAACAAAAGTACGGAATAAAATTAGAAGTTGCAAGTTCTGAAGGGATGAGCGAAATGTATATTAGGTGTGAAAAT GAGCAACAGTATGCAAAGTGGATGGCTTGTTGTAAATTGGCATCTAAAGGGCGCTCTCTAGCAGATAGTTCATATGAGGCTGAAAAGAAAACAATCTTGGATTTCCTCCAGATGCAAAAACCTACCGATAGTCCAGCTCTGAATCCAAACTCCCTCAACATTCAAGTAGAAGATTACATTGCTCCAAAATACCTCAAAAAACTGAAAGGAAAG CTATTGCACAGAATTGTTGAAGCCCATGCAAATGTTAAGAATTTGCCATTGATTGAAGCAAAATTAAATTACATAAGAGCTTGGCAAAATTTGCCAGATTACGGAATTACGCTCTTTGTGGTCAAGTTTATGGATAGTAAAAAGGAAGAATTACTTGGAATCACTCATCACAGAATAATGAAAATGGATCTCAATACAG GAGATCACTTGAAGACATGGAGATACAACACTATGAAAGCATGGAATGTCAATTGGGAAGTAAAGCACATGATGATACAATTTGAAGAGGGAAGCATTGTTTTTAGTTGCTTATCAGCTGACTGTAAAGTAGTACATGAATTTATTGGAggttatatatttttatctacAAGGAGTAAAGAAGCAAGTCAAACACTAAATGAAGAATTGTTCCACAAACTAACAGGTGGCTGGTCATAA